Proteins co-encoded in one Synechococcus elongatus PCC 6301 genomic window:
- a CDS encoding nucleoside deaminase — MAAPPPPSIANPEYETHHRWMTIAYEQAVIAGTAGEIPIGAVIVHQGHLLATGQNRRERDRDPCGHAEIIAIRAAAARIGDWRLSDCHLYVTLEPCPMCAGAIIQARLGQLIYAADDPKAGAIRSLLNLPDSPVSHHHLSVLAGILAEPCGQLLRDWFQQRRSRSTGE; from the coding sequence ATGGCTGCACCTCCTCCACCGTCGATCGCGAATCCCGAATACGAAACCCATCATCGCTGGATGACGATCGCCTACGAGCAGGCAGTGATCGCAGGGACAGCAGGCGAAATACCAATTGGCGCAGTGATTGTCCATCAAGGGCACCTGTTAGCCACCGGACAAAACCGTCGCGAACGCGATCGTGACCCCTGTGGCCATGCAGAGATAATAGCGATTCGGGCAGCAGCAGCTCGGATCGGTGATTGGCGCCTTAGTGACTGTCACCTTTACGTCACTCTTGAACCCTGCCCTATGTGCGCAGGAGCTATCATTCAGGCTAGGCTTGGGCAATTGATTTATGCCGCTGATGACCCCAAAGCTGGGGCAATTCGATCGCTCCTCAATTTACCTGATAGTCCAGTCTCCCATCATCATTTATCTGTCCTGGCTGGCATCTTAGCTGAGCCTTGTGGACAGCTTCTCCGTGACTGGTTTCAGCAACGGAGATCGCGATCTACTGGTGAATAG
- a CDS encoding cobyrinate a,c-diamide synthase: MALIIAGERSGVGKTTTTLTLLAALKARQASVQSFKVGPDYIDPMFHRFVTGRDCRNLDPILTDEDYVQHCFQQHSQTADYTLVEGVMGLFDGLTGKTDTASTAHIARILNLPILLVLNCSSTARSIAAIAYGYQNFDSRLKIAGLVLNRVGSDRHLELLKDALEPLEIPILGVLRRQDEIQIPDRHLGLIPTSELPHLQSVIDRLAVLGQQCFDWNRLEPLLSNSDLNSTAFKSTTPSISLKSSVPIAIARDRAFNFYYADNFDLLRAAGAELIEWSPLQDRQLPAGVQGLYLGGGFPEVFAAELSDNLLARQAVQTAITQGIPCYAECGGLMYLRQHIIDFEQTQYPMVGAIAATAQMGSRLTLGYREATAQQASPLLQKGQVVWGHEFHRSSLREPIAQPLFQLQNFDGSLHYGEGYSQPNLHASYLHLHFGGKPWLIQNFLQACQQATALSR; encoded by the coding sequence ATGGCTCTCATTATTGCTGGTGAACGTAGCGGTGTTGGCAAAACTACTACGACTCTCACCTTACTCGCTGCCCTGAAAGCTCGTCAGGCATCTGTTCAATCTTTCAAAGTTGGACCTGACTACATTGACCCGATGTTTCATCGATTTGTGACGGGTCGAGATTGTCGAAATTTAGATCCAATCCTGACTGATGAGGATTACGTTCAACATTGCTTTCAGCAGCACAGCCAAACCGCAGACTACACTTTAGTTGAAGGTGTGATGGGCTTGTTTGATGGTCTAACTGGCAAAACAGATACTGCCAGTACTGCCCATATCGCTAGGATTCTCAATCTTCCAATCCTCCTAGTCTTGAACTGCAGTAGTACTGCTCGGTCGATCGCTGCGATCGCTTATGGCTATCAAAACTTTGATTCTCGCCTCAAGATTGCTGGGCTTGTCCTCAATCGGGTTGGCAGCGATCGTCATTTAGAGTTACTGAAAGATGCTTTAGAGCCCTTAGAAATTCCAATTCTCGGTGTTCTAAGGAGACAGGATGAGATTCAAATTCCCGATCGCCATTTGGGCCTAATTCCAACATCGGAGCTCCCCCACTTACAATCGGTCATCGATCGTCTTGCTGTTTTGGGTCAACAGTGTTTTGATTGGAATCGACTAGAACCATTGCTTTCAAATTCTGATTTAAATAGCACGGCTTTCAAGTCTACCACCCCATCAATCTCTCTAAAGTCATCAGTTCCCATTGCGATCGCTCGAGATCGGGCCTTTAATTTCTACTATGCTGACAACTTCGATCTACTACGTGCTGCTGGAGCAGAGTTAATTGAGTGGAGTCCCCTTCAAGATCGACAACTCCCAGCAGGTGTCCAAGGACTCTATCTAGGTGGTGGATTTCCTGAGGTTTTTGCAGCTGAGTTGAGTGATAATTTACTCGCACGTCAAGCCGTGCAGACTGCGATCACTCAAGGGATTCCCTGCTATGCCGAATGTGGCGGTTTGATGTATCTCCGTCAGCACATCATTGACTTTGAGCAGACGCAATATCCAATGGTTGGAGCGATCGCAGCAACAGCACAAATGGGTTCTCGCTTAACCTTGGGCTATCGAGAAGCAACAGCCCAACAGGCGAGTCCTTTGCTGCAAAAAGGACAGGTAGTTTGGGGTCATGAATTCCACCGTTCCAGCCTGCGAGAGCCGATCGCACAGCCGCTCTTCCAGCTCCAAAACTTTGATGGATCTCTGCACTATGGAGAAGGCTACAGTCAGCCCAATCTCCATGCCTCCTATCTCCATCTTCACTTTGGAGGCAAGCCCTGGTTAATTCAGAATTTTTTGCAAGCTTGTCAGCAAGCAACTGCCTTAAGTCGATAG
- the cobJ gene encoding precorrin-3B C(17)-methyltransferase, producing the protein MTTIAIVILNELSFATATQVKQCLPDSMIYGLQKRTESADQTYQDFGETIRNLFQQGQTIIGICSAGILIRALAPVLNNKWQEPAVLAIAEDGSSVVPLLGSLQGANQLAQQLAQVLQSHAAITTTGAIRFQTTLLSPPSGYQLAFPSTAKTFIADLLNGQPVRIEGQAAWLKTTRLPFDPEATYCIQVTHQLQQPPPQCLTYYSKNIGIFIQSQDNFDISETISAIDHLLSDNQIAPDAIALIGVPFELANHATLQAIAAKFQVSVRLIRESPTATASDQARRILGSDIQILAENSTIAIAIAEEPIQPEIIGQACGRVSIVGLGPGSAEWLTPEARQMLQHATDWVGYKTYLNLAEPWRSPQTQRHDSDNRVELDRARYALDLAAIGRQVAVISSGDPGIYAMAAAVFEVLETAENLDWQTLDIRICPGISAMQAAAAQVGAPLGHDFCTISLSDILKPWEIIAERITAAAQADFAIAFYNPVSQTRRWQLEAARDLLLAWRSPETPVLLARNIGREKQSIQIIDLAELSADLVDMNTVVLIGSSKTRQFESAGRHWLYTPRYY; encoded by the coding sequence ATGACAACGATCGCAATTGTCATCCTGAACGAGCTGAGTTTTGCAACAGCGACTCAAGTCAAACAATGCTTGCCCGATTCCATGATCTATGGGTTGCAGAAACGGACTGAGTCTGCCGATCAAACTTATCAGGATTTTGGAGAGACGATTCGCAACCTATTTCAGCAAGGTCAGACTATTATTGGCATCTGTTCGGCGGGGATTTTAATTAGAGCTTTGGCACCAGTCCTAAATAACAAATGGCAAGAGCCTGCTGTATTAGCAATCGCAGAAGACGGCAGCTCGGTGGTTCCATTGCTCGGTAGTCTCCAAGGAGCGAATCAGCTGGCTCAGCAGCTTGCTCAAGTTTTGCAATCACATGCAGCGATCACAACGACCGGGGCTATCCGCTTTCAAACAACTCTCTTATCCCCCCCCTCGGGCTATCAGTTAGCCTTTCCGTCCACAGCTAAGACTTTCATTGCGGATCTTCTCAATGGCCAGCCAGTACGGATTGAGGGCCAAGCAGCTTGGCTAAAAACGACAAGGCTACCTTTTGATCCTGAAGCAACCTATTGTATTCAAGTGACACATCAGCTTCAGCAGCCACCGCCTCAGTGTCTAACTTACTATTCTAAAAACATTGGGATCTTCATCCAATCACAAGATAATTTCGATATTTCTGAGACTATTTCCGCAATCGATCATTTATTATCAGACAATCAGATTGCCCCTGATGCAATCGCTTTAATCGGAGTGCCATTTGAACTGGCTAATCATGCAACTCTTCAAGCGATCGCTGCCAAATTTCAAGTCTCTGTCCGCTTGATTCGAGAATCACCGACAGCAACAGCAAGTGACCAGGCTAGGCGCATCCTTGGCTCTGATATTCAAATACTAGCTGAAAATTCCACAATCGCTATTGCGATCGCAGAAGAACCAATCCAACCCGAAATAATTGGCCAAGCTTGTGGACGGGTAAGTATCGTTGGCCTTGGCCCCGGCTCAGCCGAATGGTTGACTCCAGAAGCGCGACAAATGCTGCAGCACGCTACTGATTGGGTGGGCTATAAAACCTATCTAAATCTAGCTGAGCCTTGGCGATCGCCTCAGACCCAGCGTCATGATTCTGATAATCGGGTTGAGCTTGATCGAGCTCGATATGCTTTGGATTTAGCTGCTATCGGTCGACAGGTTGCTGTCATTTCTTCCGGCGATCCGGGTATTTATGCGATGGCAGCAGCAGTATTTGAAGTCTTGGAAACTGCAGAAAATCTAGATTGGCAAACGCTTGATATTCGCATCTGTCCAGGAATTTCTGCAATGCAGGCAGCTGCAGCCCAGGTCGGTGCACCACTTGGTCATGATTTTTGCACGATTTCTCTCTCGGATATTCTCAAGCCATGGGAGATTATTGCTGAACGAATTACAGCAGCAGCACAGGCAGATTTTGCGATCGCGTTTTATAACCCAGTCTCCCAAACTAGACGATGGCAATTGGAGGCGGCACGGGACTTACTGTTGGCTTGGCGATCGCCAGAGACACCCGTTCTCTTGGCGAGAAACATTGGCCGAGAAAAGCAATCTATTCAAATCATTGATCTAGCTGAGTTATCGGCTGATCTAGTTGATATGAATACCGTTGTCTTAATTGGTTCTAGTAAAACGCGTCAGTTTGAATCAGCTGGTCGCCACTGGCTTTATACCCCGCGCTACTACTAA
- the cobI gene encoding precorrin-2 C(20)-methyltransferase: MSSTGRLYGLGIGPGDPELLTLKAYRILKQVPVIAYPTLENGKALARSIVADYIRTDQIEIPMPLPFSVERSSQPYYDQAAIKIAQHLTAGQDVAVLCEGDPMLYGTFMYLFNRLADQFQTEVVPGISSTFASAAMLGAPITYRNDVLSIMPATLDAETLRDRLSQVDSAIIIKLGRHFAKVKSILAELNLLDRARYIERATQANQQILDIKTVDPQAVPYWALILIPSQTQPQ, translated from the coding sequence ATGAGTTCTACTGGTCGTCTCTACGGGCTCGGCATTGGGCCTGGCGATCCAGAGCTACTGACGCTCAAAGCCTATCGGATTCTTAAGCAAGTGCCTGTGATTGCTTATCCGACGCTAGAGAATGGCAAGGCCCTAGCGCGATCAATCGTTGCAGATTATATCCGCACAGATCAGATTGAAATTCCCATGCCTCTGCCCTTCAGTGTGGAGCGATCATCACAACCCTATTACGATCAAGCAGCGATTAAGATTGCTCAGCATTTAACCGCAGGACAAGACGTAGCTGTTCTCTGCGAAGGTGACCCCATGCTATATGGAACCTTCATGTATTTATTTAATCGCCTTGCCGACCAGTTTCAGACTGAAGTGGTGCCTGGTATTTCCTCAACCTTTGCGAGTGCAGCCATGTTAGGGGCACCGATCACCTATCGAAATGATGTCTTGAGCATCATGCCAGCGACCCTAGATGCAGAGACCTTACGCGATCGCCTAAGTCAGGTTGACTCTGCAATTATTATCAAACTTGGCCGTCATTTTGCCAAAGTTAAATCTATTTTAGCTGAGCTTAATCTTCTTGATCGAGCACGTTATATTGAGCGGGCAACTCAAGCAAATCAGCAGATCCTAGACATTAAAACGGTTGACCCTCAGGCAGTTCCCTACTGGGCACTTATTTTAATTCCTAGCCAGACTCAGCCCCAATGA
- a CDS encoding precorrin-8X methylmutase, whose protein sequence is MFDYIRNGTDIYKKSFCIIREEACLSHLPEDLATVVVRLIHACGMTDIVQDFEASATALVSGRQALKDGCPILCDSQMVANGITRKRLPAENPVICTLNEPEVPAIAQQINNTRSAAAMELWRSQLQGSVVVIGNAPTALFRLLEILDETTDRPAVILGFPVGFVGAIESKQALAENSRNVPFMTLHGRRGGSAIAAAAVNAIAQESEL, encoded by the coding sequence ATGTTCGACTACATTCGGAATGGCACTGACATCTATAAAAAGTCTTTTTGCATTATTCGTGAAGAGGCTTGTCTTAGCCATTTGCCAGAGGACTTGGCTACGGTTGTAGTCCGTCTCATCCACGCTTGTGGGATGACTGACATTGTTCAAGACTTTGAAGCCTCAGCTACAGCATTAGTTTCAGGACGTCAAGCACTCAAGGATGGATGTCCTATTCTTTGTGATTCTCAAATGGTCGCCAATGGCATTACCCGTAAGCGATTACCTGCTGAGAATCCAGTGATTTGTACCTTGAATGAACCCGAAGTGCCCGCGATCGCACAGCAAATTAACAACACTCGCTCAGCTGCAGCAATGGAGCTATGGCGATCGCAATTACAGGGTTCAGTTGTTGTCATTGGCAATGCACCCACCGCGCTCTTTCGCTTACTGGAAATCCTTGATGAAACGACTGACCGCCCTGCTGTGATCTTAGGCTTTCCAGTTGGCTTTGTCGGAGCTATCGAATCAAAGCAAGCCCTTGCTGAGAACTCTCGTAATGTTCCTTTTATGACCCTTCATGGTCGTCGCGGCGGCAGTGCGATCGCGGCTGCAGCAGTGAACGCGATCGCTCAGGAGAGTGAACTATGA
- the cobG gene encoding precorrin-3B synthase, whose translation MSWLTQANACPGVFYGTRAQDGFLLRIRIPAGTLHLNQLKVIANLLTTLQCDQVQVTNRANLQIRGVQRAIDSSELNQLQAVGLAATHPQTDHLRNLMASPTAGIDPEELLDTRPYIQQIDQFLQQHPEYGELSAKFSIGLDGGGSVGIGTRSPVAWEHRLNDVQLTAIQTNQQEIPFLLQLAVKKQLIDTGYIITPDQLLPTIATLTAIYYEYSNQEVKAGRQGKPRLHSLIESWGLEQFLQVIQERSRQSLETTQQSLPVSQPYRQFGFYPQSNPDLFYLGIRSFLGQITGLQLTALIQILEALNCQEIRLTPWQSLIVPNLNKSEVIEAQQRFQELGFATTAKEPVIIACAGHPVCQAAIVPTQPLAERLQQAIDQVCQALDPINIHISACSKFCAQSSPAEITILAADSPEEQKPNERYNIFFGDSDRFDRISGPSLSFHQVISFITEVLKRYQKHRQSTSESLVQFLLRSQFDLNTIVPVLL comes from the coding sequence ATGAGTTGGTTGACACAAGCGAATGCTTGCCCGGGGGTATTTTATGGCACTCGGGCTCAGGATGGTTTTTTACTGCGTATTCGCATTCCTGCTGGGACTCTACATCTAAACCAGCTAAAAGTTATTGCCAATTTACTAACAACGCTTCAGTGCGATCAGGTGCAGGTTACCAATCGCGCTAATCTGCAAATTCGCGGTGTTCAACGAGCGATCGATTCGTCTGAGCTGAATCAGCTGCAAGCCGTTGGTTTAGCAGCAACTCATCCGCAGACCGATCACCTCCGCAATTTGATGGCTAGTCCCACCGCAGGGATTGACCCAGAAGAGCTGCTCGACACTCGCCCATATATTCAACAGATCGATCAGTTTTTGCAACAACATCCTGAATATGGTGAACTTTCCGCTAAGTTCAGCATTGGTCTAGATGGGGGTGGATCTGTCGGTATTGGCACGCGATCGCCTGTTGCCTGGGAACATCGTCTGAATGATGTTCAACTGACTGCTATTCAGACCAATCAGCAAGAGATTCCCTTTCTACTACAACTGGCAGTTAAAAAACAGCTAATTGATACTGGTTACATCATCACTCCTGATCAGCTACTCCCAACGATTGCTACACTGACTGCGATTTATTACGAATATAGCAACCAAGAAGTGAAGGCAGGTCGGCAAGGTAAACCCCGTTTGCACTCACTGATCGAAAGTTGGGGATTAGAGCAATTCTTACAAGTCATCCAAGAGCGATCGCGACAGTCTCTAGAGACAACTCAACAATCGCTTCCAGTCAGCCAGCCCTATCGACAGTTTGGCTTTTATCCCCAAAGCAATCCAGATCTTTTTTATCTGGGCATTCGTTCTTTTCTTGGCCAGATCACAGGTTTACAACTCACAGCTTTAATTCAAATTCTAGAAGCCCTAAACTGCCAAGAGATACGGTTAACACCCTGGCAAAGCCTCATCGTTCCCAACCTAAACAAGAGTGAAGTAATCGAGGCTCAGCAGCGGTTCCAAGAGTTAGGCTTTGCAACAACTGCTAAAGAACCTGTGATCATTGCTTGTGCGGGTCACCCTGTTTGTCAAGCAGCAATAGTTCCAACGCAACCTCTTGCAGAACGGTTGCAACAAGCCATTGATCAAGTTTGCCAAGCACTCGATCCAATTAATATTCATATCAGTGCTTGTTCTAAGTTTTGTGCTCAGTCAAGTCCAGCAGAGATTACGATTCTTGCAGCTGATTCTCCTGAAGAGCAAAAGCCAAACGAACGATATAATATCTTCTTTGGAGATAGCGATCGCTTTGATCGAATCTCAGGTCCCAGCCTGAGTTTTCATCAGGTCATCTCATTCATAACAGAGGTTTTAAAGCGCTATCAGAAACACAGACAATCAACTTCGGAGTCTCTCGTTCAGTTTCTGCTGCGGTCGCAGTTTGATCTGAATACTATTGTTCCAGTTCTACTTTAG
- a CDS encoding bifunctional cobalt-precorrin-7 (C(5))-methyltransferase/cobalt-precorrin-6B (C(15))-methyltransferase, whose protein sequence is MDTPSLTPWLSIVGISEEGWLALTPIAQQCILQADILVGSDRHFDLLPSLPGAEQWRWGSPFSATITQILERRGQSICILASGDPMCYGVGSLLAQRLPLTELQILPAPSAFSLACSRLGWALPEVETLSLCGRDPALLNALLYPGAKILALSADRSTPATIAEQLCQQGWGSSRLTVLEHLGGPKERKISEIAEHWSQPTIASLNTVAIECHARDRDLIVPPRLTGLPDAAYHHDGQLTKREVRAITLAALAPLPGQLLWDVGAGCGSIGIEWMRSDRRCRAIAIEQHPQRLQIITQNAIALGVPNLQVVAGSAPATLSGLPQPDAIFIGGGVTAPGVLDQCWQALPMGGRLVVNAVTLESEQVVLAGQQRWGGDLIRVAVQRAEPIGRFLGWKSLAPITQWTVKKTA, encoded by the coding sequence ATGGATACTCCTTCCTTAACTCCGTGGCTATCGATCGTTGGGATTAGCGAAGAAGGATGGCTGGCCCTAACCCCGATCGCACAGCAATGTATCCTGCAAGCCGACATTCTCGTGGGCAGCGATCGCCATTTTGATCTTCTGCCTTCCCTGCCAGGTGCGGAACAATGGCGCTGGGGATCCCCGTTTTCCGCCACGATCACCCAAATCCTCGAGCGGCGCGGCCAATCTATTTGCATCCTCGCCAGTGGCGACCCAATGTGCTACGGCGTTGGGAGTTTGCTGGCACAACGCTTGCCGCTGACTGAACTCCAGATTCTGCCTGCACCCTCGGCCTTTAGTTTGGCCTGCTCTCGCTTGGGCTGGGCTTTGCCGGAAGTGGAAACCCTGAGCCTTTGCGGTCGCGATCCAGCGTTACTTAACGCGCTACTTTATCCTGGCGCCAAGATTTTGGCCCTCAGTGCCGATCGCTCGACTCCAGCCACGATCGCAGAGCAACTCTGTCAGCAGGGCTGGGGGTCAAGTCGGCTCACGGTTTTAGAACATCTGGGCGGCCCTAAGGAGCGAAAAATTAGTGAAATAGCCGAGCACTGGTCTCAGCCCACGATCGCCTCTCTCAACACCGTGGCGATTGAATGCCATGCCCGCGATCGCGACTTGATTGTGCCGCCCCGCCTGACTGGACTGCCTGATGCGGCCTACCACCATGATGGGCAACTGACCAAACGGGAAGTGCGAGCGATCACGCTAGCTGCGCTAGCTCCCCTGCCCGGCCAACTGCTCTGGGATGTGGGTGCCGGCTGTGGGTCGATCGGCATTGAATGGATGCGTAGCGATCGCCGCTGTCGAGCGATCGCCATTGAGCAGCATCCGCAGCGGCTGCAAATCATTACACAGAATGCGATCGCCCTCGGGGTTCCGAACCTGCAAGTGGTTGCCGGTTCAGCACCGGCTACGCTGAGTGGCTTGCCCCAACCGGATGCCATCTTCATCGGTGGCGGTGTCACTGCTCCAGGTGTGCTCGATCAATGCTGGCAAGCGCTGCCGATGGGTGGGCGGCTAGTTGTTAACGCCGTTACCCTCGAAAGCGAGCAAGTCGTTTTGGCTGGACAGCAGCGCTGGGGGGGAGATTTAATCCGTGTGGCGGTGCAGCGAGCGGAACCGATCGGCCGCTTTCTCGGCTGGAAATCGCTGGCACCGATCACGCAATGGACGGTCAAAAAAACAGCCTAG
- the sigC gene encoding RNA polymerase sigma factor SigC, translated as MTAAYFTHSTEYEAVSSDVANLSETPSSEAVETAVSSRQSTDLIRLYLQDIGRVRLLGRDEEVSEARWVQRYMQLLAVRNCVAVEEGGVLKDYVDLQEGRDRLTAQLGHRPSFEAWAKIVDCSLTELRQALQLGLHRWAEVCQLDLEELKQVCKEGQRAKDHMIKANLRLVVSVAKKYQNRGLELLDLVQEGTLGLERAVEKFDPTKGYRFSTYAYWWIRQGITRAIATQSRTIRLPVHVTEKLNRIKKAQRKIAQTKGRTANLEEIAQELEMTPDQVREVLLRVPKSISLETRVGKEKDTELGDLLETTDFTPEERLTQESLSNDLQRLLLELNHRERDVIRMRFGLRDGQIYSLAEIGQVLDLSRERVRQIEAKALQKLRHPRRRNQIRDYLELLH; from the coding sequence ATGACGGCTGCCTATTTCACTCATTCCACGGAATACGAAGCAGTTTCGTCTGACGTCGCTAACTTGTCAGAAACTCCAAGTTCTGAAGCCGTGGAAACAGCGGTCTCTAGCCGCCAGTCAACCGATCTGATTCGGCTGTATTTACAAGACATCGGGCGAGTCCGTCTCCTTGGGCGCGATGAAGAGGTGAGTGAGGCACGGTGGGTGCAGCGCTACATGCAGTTGTTGGCGGTTCGGAATTGCGTCGCCGTTGAAGAAGGAGGGGTTCTCAAGGATTACGTTGACCTGCAGGAAGGCCGCGATCGCCTGACCGCGCAGCTGGGTCACCGTCCTTCCTTTGAAGCTTGGGCCAAGATTGTCGATTGTTCCTTGACTGAATTACGCCAAGCACTACAACTGGGGCTGCATCGCTGGGCTGAAGTCTGCCAGCTCGATCTTGAGGAATTAAAGCAGGTCTGCAAAGAAGGCCAGCGAGCTAAAGATCACATGATCAAGGCCAACCTCCGTTTAGTTGTTTCCGTCGCTAAAAAATATCAAAACCGAGGACTAGAGCTTCTCGATCTCGTTCAAGAAGGCACCCTAGGACTAGAGCGGGCTGTTGAGAAGTTCGACCCGACGAAAGGCTATCGATTTAGTACCTATGCCTATTGGTGGATTCGTCAGGGAATTACCCGCGCGATCGCAACCCAAAGTCGGACGATTCGCTTGCCCGTCCATGTGACGGAGAAATTAAACCGGATCAAAAAAGCCCAGCGCAAAATTGCGCAAACAAAGGGCAGAACTGCCAACCTTGAGGAGATTGCTCAAGAACTTGAGATGACCCCCGATCAAGTGCGGGAAGTCCTGTTGCGGGTGCCCAAATCGATTTCCCTAGAAACCCGTGTTGGCAAGGAAAAGGATACGGAGCTAGGGGATTTGCTGGAAACCACCGATTTCACCCCAGAAGAACGATTGACTCAGGAATCCCTCAGCAATGATCTGCAGCGGTTATTGCTCGAACTCAATCACCGCGAACGCGATGTAATTCGGATGCGGTTTGGTCTGCGCGATGGGCAGATTTATTCCCTCGCTGAAATTGGGCAAGTGCTCGACCTATCGCGTGAGCGAGTTCGCCAGATTGAGGCTAAGGCCCTGCAAAAGCTGCGGCATCCGCGACGACGCAATCAGATCCGTGACTATTTGGAGTTGTTGCACTAG
- a CDS encoding aspartate-semialdehyde dehydrogenase, translated as MLFGVRRLSLSQGYRVAILGATGAVGTELLQILEERQFPIAELRLLASPRSAGQTLTFAGETLTIQEATPSAFQGLDIVLASAGGSTSKALAEAIVAAGAVMIDNSSAFRMDPTVPLVVPEVNPEAAAQHQGIIANPNCTTILMAIALWPLQQRHPIRRIVVSTYQSASGAGARAMAEVQEQSRAILAGQPAIAEILPYPLAFNLFPHNSPLTESGYCEEELKMLNESRKIFGLPDLKLTATCVRVPVLRAHSEAINVEFTEPFSVAEAREAIAAAPGARLLEDWDRNYFPMPIEASGEDDVLVGRIRQDLSEPNALELWICGDQIRKGAALNAVQIAELLVKRQWLRSPALTH; from the coding sequence ATGCTGTTTGGGGTTAGGAGGTTGTCATTGTCACAGGGCTATCGCGTTGCAATTCTTGGAGCGACCGGTGCAGTTGGCACTGAGCTACTGCAGATCCTAGAAGAGCGTCAGTTTCCGATCGCTGAGTTACGGCTGTTAGCTTCCCCTCGTTCTGCGGGCCAAACCCTGACTTTTGCAGGAGAAACGCTGACGATCCAAGAAGCGACTCCCAGCGCCTTCCAAGGTCTTGATATCGTCTTAGCCTCCGCGGGGGGCAGCACCTCCAAAGCGTTGGCAGAAGCGATCGTGGCTGCGGGTGCTGTCATGATCGATAACTCCAGCGCCTTTCGGATGGATCCGACAGTCCCCTTAGTAGTGCCTGAGGTCAATCCAGAAGCCGCAGCCCAGCACCAAGGCATCATCGCTAACCCTAACTGCACGACAATTTTGATGGCGATCGCGCTGTGGCCGTTGCAGCAGCGCCATCCGATCCGCCGGATTGTGGTCTCCACCTACCAATCGGCTAGTGGTGCTGGGGCGCGGGCGATGGCAGAAGTCCAAGAGCAAAGCCGAGCCATTCTTGCCGGTCAACCCGCGATCGCTGAAATCCTGCCCTATCCCTTGGCTTTCAACCTCTTCCCCCACAACTCGCCTCTGACTGAGTCGGGCTACTGCGAAGAAGAGCTGAAGATGCTCAACGAAAGTCGTAAGATTTTTGGCCTGCCCGACCTTAAGCTGACGGCTACCTGTGTGCGAGTGCCTGTGCTGCGTGCTCACTCAGAAGCCATTAACGTCGAATTCACGGAGCCGTTCTCGGTGGCTGAAGCCCGGGAAGCGATCGCAGCTGCTCCTGGGGCGAGACTGCTAGAAGACTGGGACCGCAACTACTTCCCGATGCCGATTGAAGCCAGCGGCGAGGATGACGTCTTAGTCGGACGTATCCGTCAGGATCTGTCGGAACCAAACGCCTTGGAATTGTGGATCTGTGGCGATCAGATTCGCAAAGGTGCAGCTCTCAATGCAGTGCAGATTGCCGAACTACTGGTGAAACGCCAGTGGCTGCGATCGCCGGCTCTGACTCACTAA